The proteins below come from a single Vitis vinifera cultivar Pinot Noir 40024 chromosome 9, ASM3070453v1 genomic window:
- the LOC109123183 gene encoding uncharacterized protein LOC109123183, with protein MPGDQQSSEISNITKSFKDGLDDVIHVNALFTSAVFTGLSFSSSTPTLETREECKPGVGIEKWLVIFEIIPFGFFLVSSLLGKALKIQLHIIKNSNFIQNICRAMMVLCAACSILGSVFLFLAMINVLQMRLGKLTCKGNVWIGAGSLIILYFLALVFWVPSLVYVQIISWDIEF; from the exons ATGCCTGGTGATCAACA GTCATCAGAGATATCAAATATTACAAAAAGTTTCAAGGATGGATTAGACGATGTTATTCATGTGAACGCACTCTTCACCTCAGCAGTCTTCACTGGATTATCATTTTCCAGCTCAACTCCAACCCTTGAGACCAGAGAGGAGTGTAAGCCGGGCGTGGGGATTGAAAAATGGCTGGTGATATTCGAAATTATACCATTTGGCTTTTTCCTTGTATCCAGCCTGCTAGGCAAGGCACTGAAGATTCAGCTCCATATCATTAAGAACTCCAACTTCATACAAAATATATGCCGTGCGATGATGGTATTATGCGCTGCTTGTAGTATTCTTGGCTCTGTCTTCCTATTCCTTGCAATGATCAATGTCCTCCAGATGAGGTTAGGGAAGTTAACCTGCAAGGGGAATGTGTGGATTGGAGCTGGTTCACTGATTATTCTTTACTTTCTTGCTCTGGTGTTCTGGGTACCCTCGCTTGTATATGTTCAAATCATTTCCTGGGATATAGAATTCTAA